The Bos javanicus breed banteng chromosome 21, ARS-OSU_banteng_1.0, whole genome shotgun sequence genome includes a region encoding these proteins:
- the MBIP gene encoding MAP3K12-binding inhibitory protein 1 isoform X3: MAAAAELSRPTIGDRGLERSCSPSLSREIVCEVFRSLHNLAGQLNLRDDVVKITIDWNKLQSLSALQPAFLFSALEQHVLYLQPFLAKLQPLIKEENTTVAEEIGKTETGNKNEVNANFPIGDLEEEEKHKDSDLGDVKKTQVHFDPEVVQIKAGKAEIDRRISAFIERKQAEINENNVREFCNVIDCNQENSCARTDAIFTPYPGFKSHVKVSRVVNTYGPQTRSEGIPGSGHNPNSMLRDCGNQAVEERLQNIEAHLRLQTGGPVPRDIYQRIKKLEDKILELEGISPEYFQSVNFSGKRRKVQPPQVISWDLGLEEKGNIN; this comes from the exons ATGGCTGCTGCCGCTGAGCTTAGTCGCCCGACCATCGGTGACAGGGGCCTGGAGCGGAGCTGCAGCCCCAGCCTCTCCCGAGAGATAGTCTGCGAAGTCTTTCGCTCCTTGCATAACCTGGCTGGACAA CTTAACCTCAGAGACGATGTGGTGAAAATTACAATCGATTGGAACAAGCTCCAGAGCCTCTCGGCACTCCAGCCTGCTTTTCTCTTTAGTGCACTTGAGCAACACGTTTTATATTTACAG CCTTTTTTAGCAAAACTTCAGCCTCTGATTAAAGAGGAGAATACAACTGTTgctgaagaaataggaaaaacagaaacagggaaCAAGAATGAAGTAAATGCCAACTTTCCCATTGGAGacctggaagaggaagaaaagcacaAAGACAGTGATTTAGGAGATGTGAAAAAGACACAGGTCCATTTTGATCCAGAAGTAGTTCAGATAAAGGCCGGAAAAGCAGAA ATTGACAGACGAATATCTGCATTTATTGAAAGAAAGCAAGCTGAAATCAATGAAAACAACGTCAGGGAATTTTGCAATGTTATTGACTGTAATCAAG AAAATAGTTGTGCAAGAACTGATGCGATTTTTACTCCTTACCCTGGGTTTAAAAGTCATGTAAAAG TTTCTAGAGTTGTGAATACATATGGACCACAGACTAGATCTGAAGGAATTCCGGGGTCGGGCCATAACCCTAACAGCATGCTCCGAGATTGTGGTAATCAGGCTGTAGAAGAACGACTGCAGAATATCGAGGCTCACTTGCGATTGCAAACAG gtGGTCCAGTGCCAAGAGACATTTATCAGAGAATTAAAAAACTTGAGGACAAAATCCTTGAATTAGAAGGCATCTCTCCTGAGTATTTTCAATCTGTA
- the MBIP gene encoding MAP3K12-binding inhibitory protein 1 isoform X5: protein MAAAAELSRPTIGDRGLERSCSPSLSREIVCEVFRSLHNLAGQLNLRDDVVKITIDWNKLQSLSALQPAFLFSALEQHVLYLQPFLAKLQPLIKEENTTVAEEIGKTETGNKNEVNANFPIGDLEEEEKHKDSDLGDVKKTQVHFDPEVVQIKAGKAEIDRRISAFIERKQAEINENNVREFCNVIDCNQENSCARTDAIFTPYPGFKSHVKVSRVVNTYGPQTRSEGIPGSGHNPNSMLRDCGNQAVEERLQNIEAHLRLQTELFWKKKKSSTTSTELFTG, encoded by the exons ATGGCTGCTGCCGCTGAGCTTAGTCGCCCGACCATCGGTGACAGGGGCCTGGAGCGGAGCTGCAGCCCCAGCCTCTCCCGAGAGATAGTCTGCGAAGTCTTTCGCTCCTTGCATAACCTGGCTGGACAA CTTAACCTCAGAGACGATGTGGTGAAAATTACAATCGATTGGAACAAGCTCCAGAGCCTCTCGGCACTCCAGCCTGCTTTTCTCTTTAGTGCACTTGAGCAACACGTTTTATATTTACAG CCTTTTTTAGCAAAACTTCAGCCTCTGATTAAAGAGGAGAATACAACTGTTgctgaagaaataggaaaaacagaaacagggaaCAAGAATGAAGTAAATGCCAACTTTCCCATTGGAGacctggaagaggaagaaaagcacaAAGACAGTGATTTAGGAGATGTGAAAAAGACACAGGTCCATTTTGATCCAGAAGTAGTTCAGATAAAGGCCGGAAAAGCAGAA ATTGACAGACGAATATCTGCATTTATTGAAAGAAAGCAAGCTGAAATCAATGAAAACAACGTCAGGGAATTTTGCAATGTTATTGACTGTAATCAAG AAAATAGTTGTGCAAGAACTGATGCGATTTTTACTCCTTACCCTGGGTTTAAAAGTCATGTAAAAG TTTCTAGAGTTGTGAATACATATGGACCACAGACTAGATCTGAAGGAATTCCGGGGTCGGGCCATAACCCTAACAGCATGCTCCGAGATTGTGGTAATCAGGCTGTAGAAGAACGACTGCAGAATATCGAGGCTCACTTGCGATTGCAAACAG